The genomic stretch CCCTGCCCAGGCTATGGCAGTCAACATATTCCTGGAGCTCGGTGATGATACATATCTCAGAGACGTTTTTGAGTATTATGCAGATAACTCTTTCCAGTGGGGCAACAGGGAGTTCTTTGCGAAGATCGAGAGAATTCGTGATCTGAATGAAACGTTGCCAGCTGCAAACCGCATATATTTCATTGGCGTGGACAGACTTTATGATACCAGTTTTGCCAAGCGTTTGTTGATACTCATGACGGCACAACAGGACGAGGCAAACCTGAGCGAGATAGAATCCTACCTTCAAACAGCTCTTGGGGTTGAGCCGGATCTCCCCCCTTATAATGAGAAGTCACTCGAGCAATATCCTTCTGACTGGATACCGGTGCAATTATTCAACGCACAGCTTGCCTTGTCGATGCTGCAGAAAGATGAGCTGGGCAGTCGCTATAGTAATATTCTATCGAACATTCAGGCCACAATGAAGGCCGCTGGACCGGAGGAAAAGTTCTACGGGTTGTGGGGCATATTCCATGGTATTCAGGTGCCGGTGAATGAGGCACAACCACTTGCCATGCGTCTGGAAGCAATGAATGAGCAAGATGAAGTCGTGACGGTGGCCGGACTCTACGCAGACGGCTCTTTGTCCATGATGCCCAGCGAAATGCTGGCCCCTGTTGTGGTGCCACCGAACAATGAAGCATACACCCTTTTGCCTGCCAATAATGATGATGTTTATCTCTATTATATGCGGGGTATTCGGGACCTGAAAAAAGTGGCCGGAACCTCCCCCGTCACCATCTTTGACCTGGCAGCCGAGGGGTCACCCTATAGGTCTTCTGACCGGTTGATGAAGTCGCGTGGCTTCCTGACTCATCTTCAGCAGTTCGAGGTGCAGGGGAATACTGCTGACGCGGTGGAATACATCGCCCTGTTTCAGGGGTCACCCGCGCTGACGCCATAGCGCGGAAAAGCCTACGATATTGCAGGCGCGCAATAAGTTACCGTGACACCTGCAAGGAGCCGCGCTCTGTCACGATCCAGTCGAGTAACGCATCATGCGCATCGCGTGGTAAAAGCTGTGCCTTTTGGTCAGCATAGGCGTAGCCCACGGCCGTGACCGGGCCAATCTTGCGACGCGCGTCCAGCGTCCGGTCATAGTACCCGCCGTCCAATCGAATGGGTAGGCCTCGAAAATGGCCGATGCGTGAAATCATGAATTCGTTGCTGGACATTGTGTCAATAGGTGCCGGTGGCGCATGTTGCCGAAGGACTTCCCGCCTTATCGACGGTACAGAAATACTTCTACTGGTGGCGAGACTATAGATTTCTGGAGAAGGTCACATGTTCGGAAGACTCAAAGACTGGCGGCGTGTCGCAACCCTCTATGATCGATGCGCGCGCATATACTTCTCAAGCATCTGGATCACCGCTACGATGATCTTCTGGATCAATCAATGAGTCCTGAGCCAATTACAAAAGTAATATTTTGTAGTTCATAACTTTTGCCCACCGTATAATATACCGACGGATTGGGCATTCTCCCTAACATCAGAAAACTTCGGAGCAAGAGTATTCCAGTTGTGAATCATGTTGTCAGGGTTCGATGCATATTTAGGATGAAATTGCAGATTGTTAGTTTTTAAGATTTGAACATCTTCTAGGGGGGCAAATTTTTCAGCATATAGAGATCGGCAAATTTCCAAGGTTTTTTTATTTCTATTTGTCCAAGGAATATCTTTATATATATAATCCTCTTGTGATAGATACATATCAAATACATGATACATTAACCCACCCGGGCGTAATATTCGCCAACAGTCGTTTAGAAAGTTTAAGAGCCTGATCCAAAAGTATCTGGGTGATTTCAACGACTTATGATTCTCTTTGTTTGCTTAAGACACGGAGGATCAGATGAGTTGGAATGAAACCACCCGCACATATTATGACCGCAGTTTCCTGCGCTATGCAAGTGATCTGACGGACGACGAATGGGCTTTGATTGAACCTGAAATACCTCTTCCAAATCGGATGGGGCGTCCTCGCAAGTGGCCGATGCGGGAGATCATGAACGCCTTGTTGTATATCGCGTCTACTGGCTGCCAATGGCGCATGTTACCAAGGGATTTCCCGCCTTTTTCGACGGTTCAGAAATATTTTTATTGGTGGCGTGATGACAGATTGCTGGAAAAGATCAATCACCGCCTGCTGTTTGAATGCCGCGAAGCACACGGCAGAAGCCCACACCCCAGCGCAGGTGTGATCGATAGCCAGTCGGTTAAAACCACAGAAAGTGGCGGTATTACTGGCTTTGACGCGGGCAAAAATATAAAAGGCCGCAAGCGGCATATTCTGACGGATACGGAAGGCTTTCTGGTGACAGCACTTGTGCATGCCGCGGATGTACAGGATCGCGACGGCGCACCAGCGGTGTTGATGGAAGCGCGAGACAAATTTCCATGGCTTCGCCATATCTTTGCCGATGGTGGCTATGCGGGAGATAAGCTAAAGCGCAAACTTAAAAAAGTCGGTCCATTCCGGATGGAAATCATCAAGCGATCCGATAAAATGAAAGGCTTTAAAGTCCTGCCCCGGCGATGGGTCGTAGAACGCACATTCGCATGGTTAGGGCGATCACGCCGTCTCGCCAAGGATTGGGAACGATGCTGGACCTCAGCTATCGCATGGCTATTCATGGCTCACATCCGTATCGCAACAAGACGACTGGCAAGAGCATGTTTCATATGAAAGACTTTTGATTCAGACTCTAAGAGATCATTAGATCCAATGTGTTCCATGACGGATATGGAAAATACGATATCAAAATAATTATCATCAATTTTTTCTTTTGATTCCCCTACAAAACAGTTAATATTGTTCACTTTCTCTATTAAAATTTCTTTTTGGGGCCGTTATTGCTGCCATCAAATTTATCAATATTGTATACGTCATTCCTTTCAGATAAACTTTGGAGCACGCGGCTTTTCCCGCCGCCAATTTCTGCAATTTTAAGACCTCTTGTGGGTAAGAGATAATGCGCAGCAACAGCGTCCTGAATATCTTTCAGATGCCAAGGTTTGCCACTTGGGTGAAGTTGCTCTTCAATTCCATCTTGAATGATTTTCCAATACTCTTTTTTTGTGATGAATCTGAGCATCTAAACCTTCAATGTAAATGTATAATAATAAACGAAAATGGATAATTATAGTATGCGTTTAGCATGTGCAACTGAAAAAGCTGATCGCTCTGTCACGATCCAGTCGAGGAACGCATCATGCGCATCGCGTGGTAAAAGCTGTGCCTTTTGGTCAGCATAGGCGTAGCCCACGGCCGTGACCGGGCCAGTCTTGCGGCGGGTGTTCAGGGTGCGGTCATAATATCCACCGCCCATGCCCAAGCGGGTGCCGTCGGTCTTGTATGCGAGCAGGGGGCAGAGGATGATATCCGGCGAGCAGAGAGGCGCAGTAGGCGATGGCACCAGAATGCCATAACGCCCTTCGCACAGTTCTGTATCCGGACCATATTCGCGAAAGACCAGCGCTGCGTCTCTTTTTTCCGTGACCGGCAGGCAAACGGTGATGTCATCAGCCCAGAGGGCTTCCACCAGCGGCCAGGTATCCAACTCGTTGTTCACTGGAAAATAGACGCTGACTGTCTGGCCAGGGTGAGGAGCCAGGGCTCTGATGAACTGCGCTGCTGCATGACGTGGCGCATCAGGTCGTTGCGTCGCCAACTCTTCACGCAATTTGCGCGCATGTTGACGCAAGACGCCTTTGGGGTCGGCGAATTTTCGTAAATCAAGCTCCGGAAAAATCATCTGAGATCACCAAAACCATAAAATGCCACCCTGGCCGTTGGACATGTATTTTCGCCCTGGACCCGAAGGTTCAGGTGGGCGCCGCTTATGCAAGACCACGGTCGAGCGCAGAGGCAGCTCCCGATAGAGAAGTTACGGCCCCGGGGAAATGAGTCCTGACGTGCCGGGCAGCCAGATGTAGTTAGGTGTTTGAAGAGCTTTCTTCAAGGCGTTGTGTCACTTCACGCACTTTTTGCGTGGCAGCGTTCAGAACCCGTGCGGCGCCGTCTTCGCTGGTCATGCCGCTGGCTGTTTCAAGTTCCTCAATACGCATCTGCGCCTCACGCAACTCATCGCAGATCGTCAACCCGGCCAGCAGCATCAGCCGGGAGTCAGCAATGGCGCCAACATTGGTGGCGATGCGCTGCACCTGTGTATCGAAGTAACTGGCCAGTTCCAGCAGCCGGTCTTCCTGTCCGTCATCGCAGGTGATGGTGTAGCTCTGGTTGTTTATCGACACAGTGACTTGCGCCATCGACTTATTCCTTCCGGCCTGAATGCTGGCCCGATTTCTGACTTTCGATCATCGCTTTCAGGTCAGTGATGACACTGGCCAGTTCCCGCGCTGCCTTGCCGGCATGTTTCTGTGCTGCCTGCGCCTGACCTCTGGAAGTTGCAAGCGATTCGCCATGATCTGCGGCGGCCAGGACATTCTTTTCCACGCGCACACTCAGCTCTTCCAGAGCAATAGCAAGTTCCTGCACCGATTTTTCCAGTTTTGACATAAATACTAACCTCAACAGTAAAATAGCGGGCATCGCACCTCCCGTCCAGACAGACCGGCGACAGGCTTTACGATACCGGTGCGCAGGGTTGACCCTGTGAAAGGCTGGGTGCATGTAGCGGGCAAAATTCATGTAATATCTTCAAGGCCCTGCCGTGACCTCACAGCCCTTCCCGAGTGCCATAGATCAAAAAATGTCTGCCGCAATAGCTGCCTTGTCCATGGACGCGGTGGAGCAGGCCAATTCCGGCCATCCAGGTATGCCCATGGGCATGGCGGATGTGGCAACCGTTCTGTTTTCCCGAATTATGAAATTTGACGCAAGCGCACCGAACTGGCCGGATCGGGACCGTTTCGTCCTGTCTGCCGGTCATGGGTCCATGCTTGTCTATTCATTGGCCTATTTGCTCGGCTATGCGGGCATGGATCTGGCCCAGTTGAAGAATTTCCGGCAACTCGGGTCAAAAACAGCCGGCCATCCGGAAGTCGGGCACGCGCCGGGCGTCGAGACAACCACAGGCCCGCTGGGTCAGGGCATTGGCAATGCGGTTGGCATGGCGATTGCCGAAGCCCATATGAGCGCGCGCTACGGTGATGGCATCGTAGACCATTACACATACGCCATTGCTGGTGATGGCTGCCTGATGGAAGGCATCAGTCAGGAGTCCATTGCTTTGGCCGGGCATCTCAAGCTCAGCAAGCTGATTGTTCTTTGGGATGACAATGGCATCACTATTGATGGGGCTGTCTCGCTTTCTGACTCAACGGATCAGTTGGCGAGGTTTGAAGCCTCTGGCTGGCAGGTTGACCGTGTTGACGGGCACGACATGGCAGCCGTTGAAGCTGCGATCCTGAAGGCCCAGACGACACAAAGGCCGTCGCTGATCGCCTGCAAGACGATTATCGGGCGCGGCGCCAATAAAAAAGCAGGCAGTTCAGCAGCGCATGGTGCGCCATTGGGGGCAGAGGAAATTGCTTTTGCGCGCGATAGTCTCGACTGGCCGCATGAGCCATTTGAGGTACCAGCGGATATTCTTGAAAGCTGGAGAGAGGCAGGCATGCGTGGTGCCGCGAAGCATGAGGCATGGTCCGCCCGGCTCGAGACATCGGATAATGCAGCGCTGTTCAATGCCGCCTGGGAAAATGATTTCGACGCTGACCTTTCTGCGGCCATCGACGCACATATCAAGGCACTGTTGGCCGAGCCGCAAAAAGTGGCAACGCGCAAAGCCTCTCAACTCGCGCTGGACGTGATCAATCAGGCTGTGCCCACAACCATCGGTGGCTCTGCGGACCTGACGGGATCCAACAATACCAAGACGGGCAGTCTCGATATTCTGAGTGCCGACAATCCGGCAGGGCGATACCTTTACTATGGTATCCGCGAGCATGGCATGGCAGCTGCCATGAACGGTATGGCGTTGCATGGCGGCGTCACACCTTATGCGGGCACATTTCTGGTGTTTACAGATTATTGCCGCCCGGCCATTCGCCTGTCTGCGCTGATGGAGCAGCAGGTCATTTATGTCATGACGCATGACTCGATTGGCCTTGGGGAAGACGGGCCAACCCATCAGCCGGTGGAGCATCTGGCTGCTTTGCGGGCGATCCCTAATCTGCATGTTTTTCGGCCCGCCGATGTTATCGAAACAGCAGAATGCTGGCAGGCGGCGCTTTCCCTGAAAAATGCGCCCAGCATTCTTGCGCTCTCGCGTCAGGGACTGGAGCAGGTAAGGCTCGATGCAACATCAGAAAATCTCTGTGCCAAAGGCGGCTATGTTCTGTCTGAGAACGTAGATGCGCAAGTGACGCTCATTGCGACAGGCTCGGAAATTGACATCGCCATGGCTGCCAGAGAGCAGCTCGCGGATGCCGGTATAAGATCCCGCATTGTCTCCATGCCCTGTCAGGAGCTTTTCGTTGCGCAGGGGCGTGACTATATGTCCAGTGTGCTCGGTGACAGGCCACGCATCATCATTGAAGCAGGTATCCGCCAGGGCTGGGACCGGTTCATTTATACGGACGGTTGTGGCAAGGGCGATTTCGTCGGCATGGACAGTTTCGGCGCCAGTGCGCCAGCAAAAGATTTGTTTCAGCATTTCGGCATCACGCCGGAGGCCGTTGTCGAAAAGGCAAAGGCGTTACTAACTTAAGGAGTATCTCTCATGGCAATTCGTGTAGGTATCAATGGTTTTGGCCGGATCGGTCGTCTGGCGCTGCGCTCTCTGGTTGAGCATAATGTCAGCGATATCGAGGTTGTCGCAATCAACGACCTCGGGCCTGTGGAAACCAATGCACATCTCCTGCAATATGACTCAATCCACGGGCGTTTCAGGAATGAAGTCAAGGTCTCCGGCAATACGATTGATCCGGGCACAGGTCCGATCAAGGTTTTTTCAGAACGTGACCCGGCCAAACTGCCCTGGGGTGAGAATGGTGTGGACATTGTTTTTGAATGCACAGGTATTTTCGCCAGCAAGGAGAAAGCGTCTGCCCATCTGGAAGGTGGGGCCAAGCGCGTTCTGGTTTCTGCGCCGGCATCCGGCGCGGACAAGACAATCGTCTATGGCGTGAACCACGACCAGTTGAGCGCGGAAGATGTGGTTGTTTCCAACGCCTCCTGTACCACGAACTGTCTCGCGCCAATCGCCAAGGTACTGCATGATACAGTCGGCATTGAGCGTGGCTACATGACCACCATTCACTCTTATACCGGTGACCAGCCGACACTCGATACACTGCACAAGGACCTTTATCGTGCACGCGCTGCGGCCAGCTCCATGATCCCGACTTCAACCGGCGCCGCCAAAGCGGTTGGCCTTGTGTTGCCGGCCCTGAACGGCAAGCTGGATGGCTCCTCAATTCGTGTGCCAACACCGAATGTTTCTGTTGTGGACCTCGTCTGTACGCCCTCGCGCGACACAACAGTAGAGGAAGTCAACAATGCCATGAAGGAAGCATCAGAAGGCCCATTGAAGGGTGTGCTCGGCTATATCGAAGCGCCGCTGGTGTCTGCGGACTTCAACCATGATCCACATTCCTCATTGTTCGCCGCACCACAGACCCAGATCCTTGAAGGAAAACTGGTGCGTGTCCTGAGCTGGTATGACAACGAGTGGGGTTTCTCAACACGCATGGCCGACACGGCCAGGGTCATGGCATCGTTCCTGTAGGCCGAGACCTGCGTGCGGCATGTGCGATACTGAAAACGGATGAGAGACAATGAGCTTCAGGAAGATTGACGACATATCCGACATCGCAGGTAAAAGAGCGCTGGTCAGGGTAGATTTCAATGTGCCGATGGCTGACGGCAAGGTAAGCGATGCCACCCGGCTTGAGCGGGCATTGCCGACCATCCGTGATCTGGTCTCACGTTCCGCCAAGGTGATTCTTTTGTCGCATTTCGGGCGACCAAAGGGCGCGCGCGTGCCGGAGATGTCGCTCGCGCCGGTGGCAGAAGCACTGCGCTCCCTGCTGGATTGCGAAGTCCATTTTGCTGAGGACTGTATTGGCGATGCGGCCAAGATTGCCGTGTCCACAATGCGGGGCGGCGAAGTGCTGCTTTTGGAAAATACCCGCTTCCATGCCGGCGAGGAAGCCAATGACCCGGCTTTTGCCCAAGAGCTCGCTGAAAATGGCGATCTTTACATCAATGACGCTTTTTCCGCCGCGCACCGTGCCCACGCTTCTACGGAGGGCGTGGCACATCTGTTGCCGGCCGCTGCAGGCCGGGCCATGGAAAGGGAGCTGGACTATCTCGCCGCTGCGCTCAGTGCGCCAGAGCGCCCGATGATGGCTGTTGTCGGTGGCGCCAAGGTGTCCACAAAACTTGATGTGCTGACGAACCTTATCGACAAGGCCGACTATCTTGTCGTGGGCGGCGGCATGGCCAACACTTTCCTGCTGGCTCTTGGCCGGACCATTGGCAAGTCCCTGGCTGAGCCGGATCTGGTCGCCAAGGCACAGGAGATCATCGAAAAAGCCAAGGCCAATGCCTGTGAAATTCTGTTGCCGCAAGATGTGGTTGTGGCAACGGAGTTTGTCGCCGGGGCTAAATCCAACGCGAAATCGGCCGATGATGTCGCTGCCACAGAAATGATTCTGGATCTTGGCCCGGCCAGTGTCGATCAGATTGCTGAAAAAATGGAACGCTGCAAAACGCTGGTCTGGAATGGCCCGCTGGGCGCTTTCGAGACAGAGCCGTTTCATGTCGCAACTGTTGAGGCTGCCAGGTTCGCCGGCAAACTGGCCCGTGCGGGCAAGCTGGTCGCGGTCGCAGGCGGGGGGGATACGGTAGCAGCTCTCAATCAGGCCGGTGTCGCAGACGATTTTACCTATATTTCAACGGCTGGTGGAGCCTTCCTGGAATGGATGGAAGGCAAGTCCTTGCCGGGTGTTGAAGCGCTGAGAAAATAAACCGTAAACAGAACAGTTATTCGAGTATTAAGGAGACGACAAATGAGTCTTGAGGAATTGAACCGCATCGCTGTTGCGATGATCGCGCCTGGCAAGGGCATTCTGGCAGCTGATGAGTCAACGGGCACCATCAAGAAACGCTTTGATTCAATCAATGTGGAATCCACAGAGGAAAATCGCCGCGATTATCGCGAGATGCTGTTCCGCACGACGCAAGCCATGGAGAACCATGTTTCAGGTGTCATCCTCTTTGATGAAACGCTCCGCCAGAAAGCTGCAGATGGCATGCCGCTGGTGAAACTCATTCAGGATGCCGGCTCCATTCCAGGCATCAAGGTCGACAAGGGCGCGAAGGCCCTGCCGGGTTTTCCGGGTGAAACAGTCACAGAAGGTCTCGACGGCTTGCGCGAACGCCTCGCTGAGTATCATGACCTTGGTGCGCGCTTTGCAAAATGGCGCGCTGTGATTGACATCTCCCGTGGCGGCGACATAACCATGCCGGGCTGGGGCTGTATCAAGGCGAATGCGCACGCGCTCGCGCGTTATGCCGCGCTGTGTCAGGAAGCAGGCATTGTGCCAATCGTCGAACCGGAAGTCCTGATGGACGGGGACCACACGGCAGACCGCTGCTATGATGTGACGCACTGGGCGTTGAAAACGCTGTATGCAGAACTGTTTGATGCCAATGTTGCTCTTGAAGGCACGATTCTGAAGC from Parvularcula sp. IMCC14364 encodes the following:
- a CDS encoding cell division protein ZapA → MAQVTVSINNQSYTITCDDGQEDRLLELASYFDTQVQRIATNVGAIADSRLMLLAGLTICDELREAQMRIEELETASGMTSEDGAARVLNAATQKVREVTQRLEESSSNT
- the tkt gene encoding transketolase, which gives rise to MSAAIAALSMDAVEQANSGHPGMPMGMADVATVLFSRIMKFDASAPNWPDRDRFVLSAGHGSMLVYSLAYLLGYAGMDLAQLKNFRQLGSKTAGHPEVGHAPGVETTTGPLGQGIGNAVGMAIAEAHMSARYGDGIVDHYTYAIAGDGCLMEGISQESIALAGHLKLSKLIVLWDDNGITIDGAVSLSDSTDQLARFEASGWQVDRVDGHDMAAVEAAILKAQTTQRPSLIACKTIIGRGANKKAGSSAAHGAPLGAEEIAFARDSLDWPHEPFEVPADILESWREAGMRGAAKHEAWSARLETSDNAALFNAAWENDFDADLSAAIDAHIKALLAEPQKVATRKASQLALDVINQAVPTTIGGSADLTGSNNTKTGSLDILSADNPAGRYLYYGIREHGMAAAMNGMALHGGVTPYAGTFLVFTDYCRPAIRLSALMEQQVIYVMTHDSIGLGEDGPTHQPVEHLAALRAIPNLHVFRPADVIETAECWQAALSLKNAPSILALSRQGLEQVRLDATSENLCAKGGYVLSENVDAQVTLIATGSEIDIAMAAREQLADAGIRSRIVSMPCQELFVAQGRDYMSSVLGDRPRIIIEAGIRQGWDRFIYTDGCGKGDFVGMDSFGASAPAKDLFQHFGITPEAVVEKAKALLT
- the gap gene encoding type I glyceraldehyde-3-phosphate dehydrogenase is translated as MAIRVGINGFGRIGRLALRSLVEHNVSDIEVVAINDLGPVETNAHLLQYDSIHGRFRNEVKVSGNTIDPGTGPIKVFSERDPAKLPWGENGVDIVFECTGIFASKEKASAHLEGGAKRVLVSAPASGADKTIVYGVNHDQLSAEDVVVSNASCTTNCLAPIAKVLHDTVGIERGYMTTIHSYTGDQPTLDTLHKDLYRARAAASSMIPTSTGAAKAVGLVLPALNGKLDGSSIRVPTPNVSVVDLVCTPSRDTTVEEVNNAMKEASEGPLKGVLGYIEAPLVSADFNHDPHSSLFAAPQTQILEGKLVRVLSWYDNEWGFSTRMADTARVMASFL
- the pgk gene encoding phosphoglycerate kinase, whose translation is MSFRKIDDISDIAGKRALVRVDFNVPMADGKVSDATRLERALPTIRDLVSRSAKVILLSHFGRPKGARVPEMSLAPVAEALRSLLDCEVHFAEDCIGDAAKIAVSTMRGGEVLLLENTRFHAGEEANDPAFAQELAENGDLYINDAFSAAHRAHASTEGVAHLLPAAAGRAMERELDYLAAALSAPERPMMAVVGGAKVSTKLDVLTNLIDKADYLVVGGGMANTFLLALGRTIGKSLAEPDLVAKAQEIIEKAKANACEILLPQDVVVATEFVAGAKSNAKSADDVAATEMILDLGPASVDQIAEKMERCKTLVWNGPLGAFETEPFHVATVEAARFAGKLARAGKLVAVAGGGDTVAALNQAGVADDFTYISTAGGAFLEWMEGKSLPGVEALRK
- a CDS encoding IS5 family transposase, producing the protein MSWNETTRTYYDRSFLRYASDLTDDEWALIEPEIPLPNRMGRPRKWPMREIMNALLYIASTGCQWRMLPRDFPPFSTVQKYFYWWRDDRLLEKINHRLLFECREAHGRSPHPSAGVIDSQSVKTTESGGITGFDAGKNIKGRKRHILTDTEGFLVTALVHAADVQDRDGAPAVLMEARDKFPWLRHIFADGGYAGDKLKRKLKKVGPFRMEIIKRSDKMKGFKVLPRRWVVERTFAWLGRSRRLAKDWERCWTSAIAWLFMAHIRIATRRLARACFI
- a CDS encoding 5-formyltetrahydrofolate cyclo-ligase, whose translation is MSSNEFMISRIGHFRGLPIRLDGGYYDRTLDARRKIGPVTAVGYAYADQKAQLLPRDAHDALLDWIVTERGSLQVSR
- a CDS encoding class I fructose-bisphosphate aldolase, whose product is MSLEELNRIAVAMIAPGKGILAADESTGTIKKRFDSINVESTEENRRDYREMLFRTTQAMENHVSGVILFDETLRQKAADGMPLVKLIQDAGSIPGIKVDKGAKALPGFPGETVTEGLDGLRERLAEYHDLGARFAKWRAVIDISRGGDITMPGWGCIKANAHALARYAALCQEAGIVPIVEPEVLMDGDHTADRCYDVTHWALKTLYAELFDANVALEGTILKPNMIVSGKKCPTQAGIEEVAEKTVKCFRDAVPAAVPGIVFLSGGQSDREATAHLNAMNAQYKDQMPWQLSFSYGRALQAAPLQAWGGKKENVAAAQAAFAHRAKMNGLAQLGDWSQGLEQAA
- a CDS encoding 5-formyltetrahydrofolate cyclo-ligase codes for the protein MIFPELDLRKFADPKGVLRQHARKLREELATQRPDAPRHAAAQFIRALAPHPGQTVSVYFPVNNELDTWPLVEALWADDITVCLPVTEKRDAALVFREYGPDTELCEGRYGILVPSPTAPLCSPDIILCPLLAYKTDGTRLGMGGGYYDRTLNTRRKTGPVTAVGYAYADQKAQLLPRDAHDAFLDWIVTERSAFSVAHAKRIL